A genome region from Engraulis encrasicolus isolate BLACKSEA-1 chromosome 6, IST_EnEncr_1.0, whole genome shotgun sequence includes the following:
- the cfap144 gene encoding protein FAM183A — protein MADNKKEKGPIDLVHQNAIHVETILKEHRCQKLYTKFSINPYKKFHILTDKPMAATSLEEEEDPAFLRSIRAAHLEPTKKYTHPKTESQEIGWISTPLISSDRSDRRLNFQRQNSEITKYMDAAWRLKEQTQNLS, from the exons ATGGCAGACAATAAGAAGGAGAAGGGCCCAATTGACTTGGTTCACCAGAACGCCATCCACGTGGAGACGATATTGAAAGAGCACAGATGCCAAAAGTTATACACAAAGTTCAGCATCAATCCCTACAAGAAAT TTCACATTTTGACTGACAAGCCGATGGCGGCGAccagcctggaggaggaggaggacc CTGCATTCCTGAGAAGTATTCGTGCCGCTCATCTGGAACCAACAAAAAAGTATACTCACCCAAAGACGGAAAGTCAAGAGATTGGCTGGATATCTACTCCGCTG ATCTCCTCTGATCGAAGTGACCGTAGGCTGAACTTCCAGCGCCAGAACTCTGAGATCACCAAGTACATGGATGCGGCGTGGCGCCTCAAAGAACAGACTCAGAACTTGAGCTGA